The nucleotide window ACTCCGATATTGTCCATATATAGGAATTAAATTCTCAAAAaccttttttcttaaaataaatcaaatattttctCAAACTAGAAAGGCAAAATGGCATGTCACATTATCAAGTAAAAACATGCTGAAGAGAATTTTGTTGCCATTGCTACTTGTTTAAGCATACATGCTCCTAATGTACTATAAATTATGTGCAATTCCAGTCTTATGCCACGTAACATACTCGGCACTTGAGGCTTCCAAGTAGTTTTACGAAAGAAGATGTTAAGGCCTTTTTTTGGTATGGAGGACTAAACTAGACTAGAAGAATGGCTACATTTCATATGCATTGAAGGTATAATATGGATATGTTGCCTAACTTGGAGGAAGAATTGACACTAGCGAACCCAATCAAAGACAACTGTGGGCAGCTGCCCacacttcaaaaaaaaaaccgaatAATCCCAcctaaattcataatttttaattatttttaggtCCTTTTTAACCCCACATGGCCCCTTCAATATATACACTTTAAGCCCAAagcttatattaaaaaagaaaaatcctaaACCCTatgttaaaaaagaataatagaGATCTCACCAAGTTCATTCATTCTGTAATTTTGTGAAGAACTCAGCCGCCAAACTCTTTATTTGACAAAAGTCTGCAACCCAACAAATCAAACTCGCTACTTCAATTGATTTTACAGGTTAGTACTtagttattttttacaaactaATTtcattatattcttatttatatgcattCAATTTGTACTGATGATTggttttattatatatatcttgatattgatgattgattttatttatatatatatatcttgatggaaataatataaactatTTATGACAGTTatggaaaaatattttaaaagaaaatctgaTTTGGAGTTGTCAAGACCTATTGGGAGAAGTGATGATAGTTCAAAGCAAAGTTGCATAGAAATCATTATGTCAGATCTTCATTCTGATTCTGGTTTACGAACTCGAATTTTAGATGCGAGATGAAATTAGAAGAGCTTACTTACAAAAAGGCCATTGTCAGCCTAGAAATCATGATTTCCCTCAAAAGAAATTTGGAAAAGAGTCAAGACGATTCAACCCGACATGGTTTGATGAATTCCCTTATTGGTTAGAATATAACATCAAAGAATATGCTGCATTTTGCTtatgttgttatttttttaaaacaattttggGAGAGAAAGCTAGAGGTGACTCATTTGTTGGTATAGGTTTTtcaaattggaagaaaaaggaaagatttCAAGTTCATGTTGGAGGTCCCAACAGGTCTCATAACCAAGCTCTAAAAAAATGTCAAGCCTTAATGAATGaaaaacaacatattgaaaatattttccatAAGCACTCACATGAATCTCGAATTGACTACAGAATCAGATCGAATGCATTTGTTGATTGTATTAGATTTCTTCTAAGACAAGGTCTTGTCTTTCGTGGCCACGATGAGTCTGAGGATTCAAGCAACCAAGGTAACTTTCTTGagcttttgcaatttcttgatGCTCCTGGAAACCTCAAAGTAACTTCACCTAAGATTCAGAAAGACATTGTAAACGCTACAGCAGTTGAAACAACTGATGCTATTATTAGAGATATGGATGATtcattcttttatattttaattgatgaatCTTGTGATGTATCAGTAAAGGAGCATATGGTTGTTATGTTTCGTTATATAGACAATAAAGGATGTGTGATTGAACGGTTCATAGGTATTGAATATGTTACAAGTACCACAACTAAGTCACTTAAAGCAAGTATTGATACATTATTTTCTAGACATAAATTGAGTATGTGTAGATTACGAGGTCAAGGTTATGATGGGGCCAGTAATATGAGTAGAGAGTTCAATGGTCTAAAGACACTTATTATGAGGGAGAATGAGTCTGCTTACTATGTTCACTGTTTTGCACATCAACTTCAGTTGGCTATTGTGggtttggccaaaaaaagccTCATAGGTGCTTTCTTCACCTTAGTTTCTAATGTGGTAAATATTgttggagcatcatttaaGCATCGTGACATTCTTCGGGATAAGCAAGCTCTCAAAGTAGTTGAAGAGTTGAAGCACTAACCAATGGCGAGCTTTCTAATGGGAAAAGTTTAAATTAAGCAACAGAGATTAAGCAACATTTTCATAATATGAAAAGTCGTCGAGGACAATtgtaaatttacttattaGACAATGTTATTAATATTCAaagtttgaaatattttttatttgattatatattgattgaatttttttaagcccCCAGATGAACGAAAGTTTGGGTCCGCAACTGAGAATGGGTGACTAAAACTTATTTAGACACCAATATACATATTATGCCTTGATTGCACATGAAATATATGCATTTTATTAGTCTAGTCTAATCTAGTCTAGTCCTCCCTAACAAATGAGGTCTAAGAGCATTGTGGAAGGAGTTCATGGGGGTTTCAAAGTTGTGGGCTAAATTATCAATGATATTCTAATTCAGATGCTATTTTAATTATCTTATCTTTGGTCAGTAGTTATAACTTCTATGAACTTATTTGTCTTTGATATGCAGCTGCATCTTCTTGTGTCTATGAGTCCTTCTTTGAGTCAAGCAACTATGCCGTGTTGAGGTCAGCTTAGACTGAGTAGCTATTGAGCTAGCCGATTGGTGCAATATTTTGCTATGGTATGTCTCGAACTACTGGTCTGCCTTACTCACATAAACAAGGTTTTGTTATATGTGAGTTCTTATGACCAACTGACTTTTGTCTTCTGCTTCAATTGACAAGATCAGTAAAAGGTTTGATCTCGAGCCTGATATGGCCAAAGTTCGCCAAGCCATGAAAGCATGAAGGTGGTTTGCCTCCAGCCAGAGATGTTGAAATATGGAAACATCATGGTCCCAACTTGGATGATGAACTTGATGAAATGGATAAATCCTTGACCGGCATGTCTAGAAAAAGGAGGCATGTTCCCAAGGATGAAGCATGTCTGTGACTGGCTGACTTCTCTCTTCTACTTGGATTGTAAGAAAGGGGTTGCTTTACTCTACCTTATTAGTGATGAAAAGGTTAAGCAACTTTTTCCGAATGAGTCTTCTACTTAAGGTGAGCAGGATACCGTCACGAACACAAATGCGGCTGAGGGGTAGGTAGCCAATGAGGCTGGAGTTGAGGAGCATGCAGCTGTTGAGACTGGAGCTAAGGATGATGTCATCAAGCGGGAGTCACCTACTGATGTCTCAAAGTATTTGaagactttttcttctttgtagcTTTAAGTATTAGTTTCGGTTAACCACTTCATCTATTCTGCTGAACGTGGGCCTGTCTGCTGCTTACTAATATATTTGAACTTCTAGATCTATTGATCGCCTGTTCTTCGTATAGTTTTAGGTCTACTGATTGCTTTTTGTTGCCTGTTGGCGTTTTGAATGTGTATTTATTGACCGCTTGAGTCGCCTACCAACGCTTTTAATATGGGTTTGTTGATCGTTTGGTTGGGAAACTGCGTGAGTTGTCTCTTGAGTGGATATGTTGGCCTCTTAGTTGGGCAACTACTTGAGTTGTCTCTTGATGGGATGAATATTCAAGGTTTTAAAACCTCCAATGCCTAAGTCAGGAGATGGTCTTAAAGAGATTCAAATCATACTGAAATGAGAAAGGTTTTGTCAGATACTGAAGAACCTCTCgaattcatcttcttttttggctgaGTTAATGTGTTAATCAGCCACCGAGTGAGTTACCATGTTCTCAGCATTTGAACATCTCACTTAGGATTCTTGAATGTTTACCCAcctcttaaaaaaaaaggtgtcgTCCTCTACTGAGGAATAAGTTTTACCCACCTCTTATGTAAAGGATGTTGTCTTCTACTGAGGGATAATTTTTACCTACTTCTTATGTAAAGGATGCCTTCCTCTACTGAGGGTTAACTTTTACCAATCCTTACGTAAAGGGTGCTTTTCTCTCTAAGTGTTATTTTACCCACCCTTACGAAAAGGGTGCCTTCCTCTGTTGAGGGTTATTTTTACCCACCCTTACGGAAAGGGTGCCTTCTTCTGCCTAGGGTTAAGTTTTACCCACCATTTCGTAAAGGGTGCCATCCTTTGCTAATGGGTGAATATTTCTCAAACACTTCTttgaatgaaaaattgaactttCTTCGAACTGAAGTGGAGTGGACTTAGTCATCTGTTGGGAAATAAggcgttttttgttttattttttatttttttgtggtAACAGGACATCAATTGTTGCTAATAAGTTGCAACTCAAACAATGGTTTTTTCTCATTCTTCTTTGAGCAGGTCAAGGTTAGTCTTCATCTGCTTGGAATTCTGATAAATGATGCCCACCTCGATGCTGAAGGATAGAAAAGTGTTATGAAGATGAATGATTGCTTCAATTCCGAAGCCTAAAGAAAATGAGGTTTCGCTAGTTGATCTCCTTTTGGTGGTGCGATAACCTCATAGCACGTCGGGCAACTCGTTTACCCATTTTCCCTTGGTGCCTTCCAATCTCTTTTTCAGACAATCCAGCACAATCTTGTTGGAAACCTCCGCTTGATCATTGCCTTGCGGATATTTTTGAGTTGATAAGTGTTGCTTTATACCATACTTCACAAAGAATTCGATGAGCTTCTTGCCAATGAATTGTGATCCGTTGTCGGTGACTAGCAACTGTGGGTAGCTAAAGCGGTTGATGATGTTCTTAGTGATGCATCGTTCCATGTCGGCTTCTTTAGTATATGAGAGAGCTTCAGCCTCAATCCATTTTGTAAAGTAGTTGGTGGCCACGATCATCATCCTTCTTAGTAGGAGCTCGTGGCATGAGACCCACTAAGTCAATGGCCCATTGCATGAATAGTCATGGCCTGTTCTGCGGATGATACACTTCAGCTAGTAGACTAGGAATTGACTTGTATCGTTGGCATCGATCACATCTTTTGACATATTCAGTAAAGTCATGGCACATGGTAGGCTAAAAGTAGCCTATGCTGAGAGCTTTTTGGGTGAGTAATCTTCTCCCATAATGGTTTCCATACTCGCTGTCGTGAATTTTGCATGTAAGATAAGGACTGGAATATGATCTACGAAAAAATTTGTTGTCCTGCACGTAGTACCTTACGGCTTTCTGCTGGAATTTTCCGTCCTAGGACCTCTTACttggtaaatttttgtttaacaagTAGTCGATGATGAGGTCTTGCCAACTGGGATCCTCATCGATCTGCATTAAGTCTGCGTGCTCTGCCTCTTCAATGCTTGGTTAATCAAGGTGCTCGATCAAGATTGAGCGCCTAAACTGGTGTCCAGAATCCTAGGCTTGCCAGCACTAATTCTAGGCTTGCTAGTGCATCTACAAAGTGTTCTCTGCTCGGGGAATttgttggatggtgaaggtTGAAAATGCCTTCAAACGTGCTTGAACTTTGTCGAGGTATTGGATCATTCTTGGGTGTATTGTTATGTACTTCCCTGATGCTTGATTAGTGATAAGTTGGGAGTCTGAATAGATGGCTAACCTCTTGAAGCGCAGTCCAGCGACCAATGCCTCGTACTCCGCTTCGTTGTTTGAAGCTAGGAAGCCAAGTGTGATTGCTTGCTCCAACATAGTCTCATCCAGGGTGATTATGACTATGATGCTCCAACTCCCTTATGATTTGACTCTTTGTCTATGCTCAACTGCCACATATCTTTGAGTTGGTCAAGTTCAGCAGAGGACTTCTTTTTTGCTCTTGAACTTTCCTTGTTTCTATTGACCAGTCTCTCTTCTTCAGCTAAGTATGGAGTGAATTCTGAAACAAAATATGCTAAATCTTGGGCTTTTATAGTAGTCTTCGGTCGGTAGAGGAGGTCATATTGACTCAAGTTGATAGCCCATTTCATGAGTTGCTGAGAAGCATCAGGGCTATGAAGAATCCATctcaaaagaaattttgtCATGACGATTATCAGATGAGCTTGATAGTAGGGTCTTAATTTTCTCGCAGAAACTAAAAGGGCCAAAATGAGCCTCTCCATTTCGAATAGTGAATCTATGCATCAAGGAGAGCTTTTCATGTGTAGAATACCAGATGTTGTTCCCCCAACTCTTCTCAAatgagagctgagctgacTGCTGAGTTGGACATGGCTAGGTAGATGAACAGGTCTTCGCCTAGCTGAGGCTTTGCAAGTTGGGGAGGTGAAGTGAGGTATGCCATCAAGTCTGAAAAGGTTGCTTCACACTCTTCGTCCCACTTGTCTCTTCGTCCTTTCTTCAAGgctttgaagaatggtctGCACTCGTCGATAGATCGGGAAAGAAATCATGTCAGAGTGGCTGCTCTACCCTTCAtactttgtatttcttttgctGTGGCAAGTGACTTGATGTTGATGATGGCTTTGATCTAGTTAGGGTGAGCGCTGATTCCCTTTTAAGTGACTAAGAATCCTAAAAATCGGCCAGATGAGACTCCAAATGTGCACTAGCTCGGATTCAACTTCATTTGGTATTTTCGAAGTAGGCCGAAAGCTTCGGCAAGGCTTTTGATGTGATCTGCTCGCTAGGGAGCTTTGACCAGCATGTCATGTACATAGACCTCCATAGTCTTTCTAATCTACTCCTTTATAATCTTGTTCACAAGCCTCTCATAGGTTGCTCCGGCGTTCTTTAGCCTAAAGGGCATGACCTTTTAGCATTATGTACCTTTTTCAATTATGAAAGAATTCTTTGCTTTGTTGTCTTCATGCGTCATGATCTGATTGTAGCTGGAGTACGCGTCCATAAAGCTGAGCAGCTGGTTCTTGGAGGTTGAATCCATGAGTTGATTAACTCTTGGCAAAGAAAAGTTATCCTTCgggcatgccttgttgagATTTGTGTAGTCTACACATACTCTTCATTTGCGTTGATCTTTCTTCATCACTAAAACAACGTTGGCCAGCCAATCGGAGTAGGAGACTTGTCCAATGAAGTCGGTTGCTAGGAGTTGTCAATCTCGACTTCGAGGATGGCAAGTGGCTAGGGAGCGAAGTTGTGTCTCTTTTGGGACACTGGCTTGCTGGCTGAGTTGACATGAAGCCGATGGCAGATGACCTACGGGTCGATGCCAGGCATGTAAGATGGCTACCATGCGAATACATCCTTGTTGTTCTGGAGGAAGGTGGTCAGCTCCACTTTTTCCTCTATGCTTAGGCTCGAGCTAATCTGCGCTTTTCCTTTTGGATTGTCAGGATCAAAAACTTCGAGTCTGGCATCTTTCTAGGCCTCCATCCTTTTTTAGGAGAAGCCTTAGGGCGAACTTGTTCTTCTTGATATTGGTTCAGCAATTGCGATTACGAAGTGGTTGATTCTTTTCCCTTCTGGTCTACTCGACTTAAGGGAACCAACTCCACCATCTCCTCGGCCTATTCTTTTCCCTTCTG belongs to Prunus persica cultivar Lovell chromosome G4, Prunus_persica_NCBIv2, whole genome shotgun sequence and includes:
- the LOC109948672 gene encoding zinc finger MYM-type protein 1-like, whose protein sequence is MNEKQHIENIFHKHSHESRIDYRIRSNAFVDCIRFLLRQGLVFRGHDESEDSSNQGNFLELLQFLDAPGNLKVTSPKIQKDIVNATAVETTDAIIRDMDDSFFYILIDESCDVSVKEHMVVMFRYIDNKGCVIERFIGIEYVTSTTTKSLKASIDTLFSRHKLSMCRLRGQGYDGASNMSREFNGLKTLIMRENESAYYVHCFAHQLQLAIVGLAKKSLIGAFFTLVSNVVNIVGASFKHRDILRDKQALKVVEELKH